A single window of Eucalyptus grandis isolate ANBG69807.140 chromosome 1, ASM1654582v1, whole genome shotgun sequence DNA harbors:
- the LOC104453566 gene encoding peroxidase 70-like: protein MALGSLSLFRALLFLSLTASALSTRPYKNGLSPDFYDYVCPQALPTIKRVVEAAVQQERRMGASLLRLHFHDCFVNGCDRSILLDPTPTIDSEKLAFPNNNSARGFEVIDQIKAEVDRVCGRPVVSCADILAVTARDSVVELGGPSWKVRLGRRDSMTASRTTANSDIPAPNMDLPALINNFKRQGLKVKDLVALSGAHTIGFAQCRVFRDRIYNDSNINHAFAKNLQSSCPRTGSDTNLASLDPSPARFDTLYYNNLLTQKGLLHSDQALSTDESTLELVKSYSYDYDAFWKDFAKSMVRMGNIKPLIGNQGQIRSNCRRVN from the exons ATGGCCTTAGGTAGCCTCAGCCTCTTTCGAGCACTTCTCTTCTTGTCCCTCACGGCCTCGGCTCTCTCGACGCGCCCCTACAAGAATGGTCTCTCGCCAGACTTCTACGACTATGTCTGCCCTCAAGCCTTGCCCACCATCAAGCGTGTCGTCGAGGCAGCGGTGCAGCAAGAAAGACGCATGGGCGCTTCCTTGCTGCGCTTGCACTTCCACGATTGTTTTGTCAAT GGTTGTGATAGGTCGATACTTTTGGATCCAACCCCAACCATTGACAGCGAAAAGCTTGCGTTTCCTAATAACAATTCAGCTAGAGGATTCGAAGTGATCGACCAAATTAAGGCAGAGGTTGACAGAGTATGCGGACGTCCGGTGGTATCTTGTGCGGACATTTTGGCTGTCACTGCTCGTGACTCCGTTGTTGAG TTAGGGGGGCCTTCGTGGAAAGTACGACTTGGACGAAGAGACTCGATGACGGCGAGCAGGACAACGGCAAACAGCGACATTCCTGCGCCAAACATGGACTTACCTGCCTTAATTAACAATTTCAAGAGACAAGGTCTTAAGGTCAAGGACTTGGTTGCACTAAGCGGTGCTCACACGATTGGCTTCGCACAGTGCCGTGTTTTCAGGGACAGGATATACAATGACAGCAACATCAACCACGCTTTTGCGAAGAACCTCCAGTCCTCCTGCCCACGCACGGGAAGCGACACAAACCTTGCAAGTTTAGATCCATCGCCGGCGCGTTTTGACACGTTGTACTACAATAACCTGTTGACCCAGAAGGGCCTTCTTCACTCTGATCAGGCACTTTCAACTGATGAATCCACACTTGAGCTAGTGAAGAGTTATAGCTACGATTATGATGCATTCTGGAAGGATTTCGCTAAATCGATGGTCAGAATGGGAAACATCAAGCCGTTGATCGGCAACCAAGGTCAAATCCGCTCAAACTGCCGGAGAGTGAATTGA
- the LOC104430768 gene encoding peroxidase P7-like has translation MAFSSLNFFRALLLLFLATSAFSTRPYKEGLTPHFYDYACPQALPAVQRIVEAAVQQERRMGASLLRLHFHDCFVNGCDASILLDPSPTIDSEKLAFPNNNSARGFEVIDQIKAEVDKACGYSLVSCADILAIAARDSVVALGGPSWEVQLGRRDSTRASRTTANTDIPAPNMDLPSLISTFQKQGLDTRDLVALSGAHTIGFAQCRVFRNRTYNDANIAADFAGSLRSLCPRTGEDSNLAGLDPSPAQFDALYFHNLLAQKGLLHSDQALYSGGSTDELVKTYSDDAEAFWDDFAKSMIKMGNIKPLIGNQGQIRLNCRKVN, from the exons ATGGCTTTTAGTAGCCTCAACTTCTTCCGAGCACTGCTCTTATTGTTCCTAGCGACGTCGGCTTTCTCGACGCGCCCTTACAAGGAAGGCCTCACGCCGCACTTCTACGACTACGCTTGTCCTCAAGCTTTGCCTGCCGTCCAACGCATCGTGGAGGCAGCAGTGCAGCAGGAGCGACGCATGGGCGCTTCCTTACTGCGTTTGCACTTCCACGATTGTTTTGTTAAT GGTTGCGATGCTTCAATACTTTTGGATCCATCCCCTACCATTGACAGCGAAAAGCTCGCGTTTCCAAATAACAATTCAGCTAGAGGATTTGAAGTGATCGACCAAATTAAAGCAGAGGTGGACAAAGCTTGTGGATACTCACTCGTATCTTGCGCAGACATCTTGGCCATCGCAGCTCGTGACTCTGTTGTTGCG CTTGGAGGACCTTCATGGGAAGTACAACTTGGAAGGAGGGACTCGACCAGGGCGAGTAGGACAACGGCCAACACCGACATTCCCGCGCCAAACATGGACTTGCCTTCACTGATCAGCACGTTCCAAAAGCAGGGTCTCGACACACGGGACTTGGTCGCACTGAGCGGTGCACACACAATTGGGTTCGCGCAATGTCGCGTTTTCAGGAACCGCACATACAACGATGCCAACATCGCCGCCGATTTCGCTGGGAGCCTCCGGTCCTTGTGCCCGCGTACTGGAGAGGATAGCAACCTCGCTGGTTTGGATCCTTCGCCGGCTCAATTCGACGCATTGTACTTCCACAATCTGTTGGCGCAAAAGGGGCTTCTTCACTCTGATCAGGCGCTTTACAGTGGTGGGTCAACGGATGAGCTTGTGAAAACTTACAGCGATGATGCGGAGGCCTTTTGGGATGATTTTGCGAAGTCGATGATCAAGATGGGAAACATAAAGCCGTTGATTGGAAACCAGGGCCAGATTCGCTTGAATTGCCGGAAGGTGAACTGA